The Cloeon dipterum chromosome X, ieCloDipt1.1, whole genome shotgun sequence genome includes a window with the following:
- the LOC135946069 gene encoding glucose dehydrogenase [FAD, quinone] translates to MATAAAAAALPALLSGATSAVTTAGLWFTPLLVATLAYYHYDLIDPESRPIDVEVVKPIYDFIVVGAGSAGAVVANRLSEINDWQVLLLEAGGDETEISDVPVLAAYLQLSQLDWKYKTEPQPNACLGMKNQRCNWPRGKVLGGSSVLNYMLYVRGNRYDYDSWRDLGNPGWGYDDVLYYFKKSEDNRNPYLARSKYHSTGGYLTVEEAPWRTPLATAFVQAGVEMGYENRDINGEYQSGFMLAQGTTRRGARCSTAKAFLRPARLRKNLDIAMHAQATRVLIDPKTKHAYGVEFFRNGKMHVVRAKKEVIVSGGSVNSPQLLMLSGIGPAQELIKHKIPVVQDLPVGENMQDHVGLGGFTFLINQEVSLVQSRYENVPAVLQYAMLGTGPLTVMGGVEGLAFINTKYANKTIDFPDIEFHFISGSTNSDGGRQIRKAHGITDELYEKVYRPIDNRDVWSVLPVLLRPRSRGVIKLRSRNPFDYPLIYPNYLSDPFDLATLVEGVKFGLAMSKTKSFQRFGSKLHQIPFPQCVKSTQLWTDEYWACMVRHYSVTIYHPVATCTMGPAYDKKAVVDPELRVHGVTGLRVIDASIIPLLVSGNTNAPVIMVAEKGSDLIKKTWNRL, encoded by the exons ATGGCGACCGCCGCAGCTGCAGCCGCCCTGCCCGCCCTTCTGTCGGGCGCCACGTCCGCGGTGACCACGGCTGGCCTGTGGTTCACACCCCTGCTCGTGGCCACCCTCGCCTATTACCACTACGACCTCATCGATCCCGAGTCGAGACCCATCGACGTCGAGGTTGTCAAACCGATTTATGACTTCATCGTGGTCGGCGCTGGCTCGGCCGGCGCCGTCGTCGCCAACAG attatctGAAATTAATGACTGGCAAGTGCTACTGTTGGAGGCCGGGGGTGACGAGACAGAGATTTCGGATGTGCCGGTGCTTGCCGCATACCTGCAGCTAAGCCAGCTGGACTGGAAGTACAAGACGGAGCCGCAGCCAAACGCGTGCCTCGGCATGAAGAACCAGCGGTGCAACTGGCCCAGAGGCAAGGTGCTCGGCGGCTCGTCGGTGCTCAACTACATGCTCTACGTCAGGGGCAATCGGTACGACTACGACTCGTGGCGCGACCTGGGCAACCCTGGCTGGGGCTACGACGACGTGCTGTACTACTTCAAGAAGTCTGAGGACAACCGCAATCCGTACCTGGCCAGGTCCAAATACCACTCGACCGGTGGCTACTTGACTGTGGAGGAAGCGCCCTGGCGCACGCCTCTCGCTACCGCCTTCGTGCAGGCCGGCGTCGAGATGGGATACGAAAACCGCGACATCAACGGCGAGTACCAGTCCGGATTCATGCTCGCCCAGGGCACCACCCGCAGGGGCGCCCGCTGCTCCACGGCCAAGGCCTTCCTCAGGCCCGCCAGACTCAGGAAGAACCTCGACATAGCCATGCACGCTCAG GCGACGCGCGTTCTTATCGACCCAAAGACGAAGCACGCTTATGGAGTGGAGTTCTTCCGCAACGGAAAGATGCACGTGGTGCGCGCCAAGAAGGAGGTGATCGTGTCCGGCGGCTCGGTCAACTCGCCGCAGCTGCTGATGCTGTCTGGCATCGGGCCTGCACAGGAGCTGATTAAGCACAAGATCCCGGTGGTCCAGGACCTGCCCGTCGGTGAGAACATGCAGGACCACGTGGGCCTGGGCGGCTTCACCTTCCTGATCAACCAGGAGGTCTCGCTGGTGCAGTCGCGCTACGAGAACGTGCCCGCCGTGCTGCAGTACGCCATGCTTGGCACCGGCCCGCTCACCGTCATGGGCGGCGTCGAGGGGCTCGCATTCATCAACACCAAGTACGCCAACAAGACCATCGACTTCCCCGACATTGAGTTCCATTTCATTTCCGGCTCGACCAATTCGGATGGAGGAAGGCAAATCCGCAAGGCGCACGGCATCACTGATGAGCTTTACGAAAAG GTGTACCGTCCAATCGACAACAGGGACGTGTGGTCGGTGCTGCCGGTATTGCTGCGGCCGCGATCGCGCGGTGTGATCAAGCTGCGGTCGCGCAACCCGTTCGACTACCCGCTCATCTACCCCAACTACCTGAGCGACCCGTTCGACCTGGCGACGCTGGTCGAGGGCGTCAAGTTCGGGCTGGCGATGAGCAAGACCAAGTCATTCCAGCGCTTCGGCAGCAAGCTGCATCAGATTCCGTTCCCGCAGTGCGTCAAGTCGACGCAGTTGTGGACGGACGAGTACTGGGCGTGCATGGTGCGCCACTACTCGGTAACCATCTACCACCCGGTGGCCACGTGCACTATGGGCCCTGCGTACGACAAGAAGGCCGTCGTCGACCCCGAGCTGCGGGTGCACGGCGTCACCGGGCTCAGGGTGATCGACGCCTCCATCATCCCCCTGCTGGTCAGCGGAAACACCAACGCGCCCGTCATCATGGTGGCAGAGAAGGGCTCCGACCTCATTAAGAAGACGTGGAATCGTCTCTGA